The following are from one region of the Geothermobacter ehrlichii genome:
- a CDS encoding DUF4019 domain-containing protein yields MKFPIFTIFLFVPIFLLGTLFPAFASDSVERQAIQSATTFLHLVDNGDCADSWSVAATIFQKGISREDWIQRVAVVRKSLGPLQERSQLNAKYTNNLPGAPGGEYVVIFFKTKFQNKEEAIETVTVVLEGDG; encoded by the coding sequence TTGAAATTCCCGATTTTTACAATCTTCCTTTTCGTACCCATCTTCCTGTTGGGCACTCTTTTCCCGGCCTTCGCGTCTGACAGTGTAGAGCGCCAGGCCATACAATCCGCAACGACCTTTCTACATCTCGTCGACAATGGGGACTGCGCCGATAGCTGGTCAGTGGCCGCCACCATTTTCCAGAAGGGGATTAGTCGAGAAGACTGGATTCAACGGGTAGCTGTAGTTCGCAAGTCCCTTGGTCCTCTCCAGGAACGTTCCCAGCTTAACGCAAAATATACGAACAACCTGCCTGGAGCACCAGGCGGGGAGTATGTGGTCATTTTTTTCAAGACAAAATTTCAGAACAAAGAAGAAGCCATTGAGACCGTCACCGTGGTGCTTGAAGGTGATGGGTAG
- a CDS encoding CNNM domain-containing protein: MGLLFFYLSLALFVSFLCSVLEAVLLSITPSYIASMDDNSRVKVLLEELKSDIDTSISSILILNTIAHTMGAAGVGAEAVRIFGVQWQSLIAIILTLLILYFSEIIPKTIGVTYWRQLAKPTAYIIKFLTRILLPLLWVSHLITQHIQKPADNAPTREEIAAMAEMSEEHGILAEEESQLIENLLQLKQVKVEDILTPRSVVFALDGAETIQNALAYDDLYIFSRIPVFEQTPDNITGLVFARTILKAASQDRKINQPLKEIMTPIHRVPKDMPVYQLMDQFIRRKEHLFLVHDSYLQYSGIVTLEDALEALLGREIVDEADKVADMQQYALEKAAIWKQQLKKRQAETGGQRPADRDDEQPPRSDEIRKKP, encoded by the coding sequence ATGGGCTTACTCTTTTTCTACCTGTCACTGGCACTGTTCGTGTCTTTTCTGTGCTCGGTACTCGAGGCAGTGCTGCTTTCCATAACACCATCCTATATTGCATCAATGGATGACAACTCCCGGGTGAAGGTGCTCCTCGAGGAGTTGAAAAGCGATATCGACACCTCCATATCGTCCATCCTGATTTTGAACACTATTGCCCATACCATGGGAGCTGCGGGGGTCGGTGCCGAAGCGGTGCGGATTTTCGGTGTGCAGTGGCAAAGCCTGATCGCGATCATCCTGACTTTGCTGATCCTGTATTTCTCGGAAATCATCCCCAAAACCATAGGTGTGACCTATTGGCGGCAGCTGGCCAAGCCTACGGCTTATATCATCAAGTTTCTAACCCGCATTTTGTTGCCGCTGTTGTGGGTTTCTCATCTCATCACCCAGCACATCCAAAAACCCGCCGACAATGCCCCGACCCGGGAAGAAATTGCCGCCATGGCGGAAATGAGCGAAGAACACGGGATTCTCGCCGAAGAGGAAAGTCAGCTGATTGAAAACCTGCTGCAGCTGAAGCAGGTCAAGGTCGAGGACATTCTCACGCCCCGCAGCGTGGTTTTTGCACTGGATGGCGCTGAAACAATCCAGAACGCGTTGGCGTATGATGACCTTTACATCTTTTCGCGCATACCCGTTTTTGAACAGACGCCTGACAATATTACCGGACTGGTATTTGCCAGAACGATTCTCAAGGCCGCGTCTCAGGACAGGAAGATAAACCAGCCCCTGAAAGAGATCATGACACCCATTCACCGGGTTCCGAAAGATATGCCGGTGTACCAACTCATGGATCAGTTTATCAGGCGCAAGGAACACCTCTTTCTGGTGCATGATTCCTATCTTCAGTATTCCGGCATAGTGACCCTGGAAGATGCGCTGGAAGCGTTGCTGGGACGGGAAATTGTCGATGAAGCCGACAAGGTGGCAGACATGCAGCAGTATGCGCTGGAAAAAGCCGCAATCTGGAAGCAGCAGCTGAAGAAACGGCAGGCGGAAACCGGTGGGCAGAGACCGGCTGACCGGGATGATGAGCAGCCTCCCCGCTCGGACGAAATCCGTAAGAAACCATGA
- a CDS encoding transposase, with amino-acid sequence MPRKPRIHFPGATYHVMLRGNAGQDIFFDASDRSRFCLLLQQGTERFGVRIHAFCLMSNHLHLALQVGEVPLSRFMQNISFRYTQYLNRKRKTTGHLFQGRYKALLVDADSYLLELVRYIHLNPVRAGMANYPDEWSWSSHGAYLGRQTFPWLTTEWILGQLATEEDKAIERYRQFVSDGLHEGHRKEFHRGSFEGRVLGDDTFIERAMARSEQTMLRKLSVEEVMSTVASAYDLNPEELADRSRNRKLAEARAMVALLVRESEGMTLTSLADCLGHELAGLSQAARRLEIRIATNAGLAEHFERVKAQLSNCQS; translated from the coding sequence ATGCCGAGAAAACCTCGCATACATTTCCCAGGCGCCACCTACCACGTCATGCTACGTGGCAATGCCGGGCAGGACATTTTCTTTGATGCGTCCGATCGCTCTCGCTTCTGTCTTCTGCTCCAGCAAGGCACCGAACGGTTCGGTGTTCGGATTCACGCCTTTTGTCTGATGTCCAATCATTTGCATCTCGCCTTGCAGGTAGGTGAGGTGCCTCTGTCCCGCTTTATGCAGAACATCAGCTTCCGCTATACCCAGTACCTCAACCGCAAACGCAAGACGACCGGACATCTTTTTCAGGGGCGTTACAAGGCATTGCTGGTTGATGCCGACAGCTACCTGCTTGAGCTGGTGCGCTATATTCACCTCAATCCGGTCCGGGCCGGCATGGCAAATTACCCTGACGAATGGTCGTGGTCCAGCCACGGTGCCTATCTCGGCCGGCAGACGTTCCCCTGGTTGACCACGGAATGGATATTGGGGCAGTTGGCAACGGAAGAGGACAAAGCAATCGAACGGTATCGGCAATTCGTTAGCGATGGCCTTCACGAAGGACATCGGAAGGAATTCCATCGGGGCTCCTTTGAGGGTCGGGTTCTGGGCGACGATACTTTTATCGAAAGGGCAATGGCACGTTCCGAGCAGACAATGCTTCGTAAATTGTCTGTCGAGGAGGTCATGAGCACAGTGGCTTCCGCCTATGACCTGAACCCGGAGGAGTTGGCAGATCGCAGTCGGAATCGAAAGCTTGCCGAAGCTCGGGCCATGGTGGCGTTGCTGGTGCGTGAATCTGAAGGGATGACTCTGACAAGTCTGGCAGACTGTCTGGGACATGAGCTGGCGGGGCTGAGTCAGGCGGCCCGCCGGCTGGAAATCCGGATTGCGACAAATGCCGGTTTGGCGGAGCATTTCGAGAGGGTGAAAGCGCAATTGTCAAATTGTCAATCCTGA
- a CDS encoding M48 family metallopeptidase: MISRMWLFGLLLAVPLIGFLVAEGIQEHFNAELRSAFLKQLPGADPVIVANLTLDRLCEDNPSEFRDICSTNDNLNLMSGAAVSAGLVGLLLLLVIRVAGSLARGNRRLLLWLFKPGLYLTGLVLVGLVVVHAGVAMGAIYYGESTLIGRIHVGIIGAIALGALVGVIAIARNAFSLVRKAQTVVIGKALSQNEAPSLWRCVEGIADRLNALHPDNIVLGLDPNFFVTEAEVACLSGSYTGRTLYCSLPLMRILNLKEFEAIVGHELGHYKGLDTKFSQRFFPIYRGTTNAIVELQETGGDGTKAIALLPAIAVFSYFLESFSVAESRISRDRELAADKEGATASDGRSLASALVKVHAFSGFWEGLQYAAVEALKQGKAFINASKAYAEVIAGHAKADALKGLADTHLSHPTDSHPSLASRLGSLGISMDDVETDALNVSPTLAAIELVMQSERLEEEISDAYQVFLARQLGINLDSTAHSDEQGGN, from the coding sequence ATGATTAGCCGTATGTGGCTTTTTGGCCTTCTCCTTGCAGTTCCACTGATTGGTTTTTTAGTCGCAGAGGGGATTCAGGAACACTTCAACGCAGAGCTTCGTTCAGCTTTCCTAAAGCAGTTGCCAGGTGCAGACCCGGTTATAGTTGCAAACCTCACCCTTGACCGCCTCTGTGAAGATAACCCCTCAGAATTTCGTGATATATGTAGTACGAACGACAACCTGAATCTCATGAGTGGAGCTGCGGTGAGCGCAGGGCTCGTAGGGCTTCTGCTTCTCCTTGTCATTCGAGTCGCGGGCTCTCTTGCTCGAGGCAATCGCCGCCTCCTACTGTGGTTGTTCAAGCCCGGTCTATACCTGACAGGCCTCGTTCTCGTCGGCCTTGTAGTTGTACATGCAGGAGTTGCCATGGGGGCGATCTACTACGGCGAATCCACTCTCATCGGGCGGATCCATGTTGGAATCATAGGCGCAATTGCGCTTGGTGCTCTCGTTGGAGTCATTGCGATCGCACGTAACGCCTTCTCGCTCGTTCGCAAGGCGCAAACCGTTGTAATCGGCAAGGCACTGTCACAAAATGAAGCACCGAGTCTTTGGAGATGCGTCGAAGGGATCGCTGATCGATTGAACGCCCTTCATCCAGATAACATCGTCTTGGGGCTCGACCCTAACTTTTTCGTAACGGAAGCGGAAGTGGCATGCCTTAGCGGTAGTTATACTGGCCGGACTCTTTACTGCTCCCTTCCCCTCATGCGCATTCTCAACCTGAAGGAATTTGAGGCGATAGTTGGTCATGAGCTCGGCCATTATAAGGGGCTTGACACCAAATTCAGTCAGAGGTTCTTTCCAATCTACCGAGGCACTACGAACGCAATCGTAGAACTCCAAGAGACTGGCGGAGACGGAACGAAGGCTATTGCACTCCTTCCGGCAATTGCTGTGTTCAGCTACTTCCTTGAATCATTCTCTGTTGCCGAGAGTCGAATTAGTCGCGACCGAGAACTAGCCGCCGACAAGGAGGGTGCCACAGCAAGTGATGGGCGCTCACTTGCCTCTGCCCTCGTAAAGGTCCATGCCTTCTCTGGTTTCTGGGAAGGTCTTCAATACGCAGCCGTAGAGGCTCTCAAACAGGGTAAGGCATTCATCAACGCAAGCAAGGCATACGCTGAGGTAATTGCAGGGCACGCCAAGGCTGATGCCTTGAAAGGCCTTGCCGATACGCACCTCAGTCACCCAACGGACTCACATCCTTCCTTGGCAAGCCGCTTAGGGTCGCTTGGCATCTCGATGGACGACGTGGAAACCGATGCTCTGAACGTAAGTCCAACGTTGGCAGCTATCGAGCTGGTGATGCAGTCGGAGCGGTTAGAGGAAGAGATCAGCGATGCATACCAGGTATTCTTGGCTAGACAACTTGGTATTAATCTTGATTCCACAGCTCACAGCGACGAGCAAGGTGGCAACTAA